In a single window of the Acetivibrio clariflavus DSM 19732 genome:
- a CDS encoding DUF2508 family protein, which yields MNLNIQKQEKLKEHKSYIFQRVFNFLNIIKSNEFTEKDAIETQNLIESIIKAKKEWIEASEDFNYAVDKEMIDYFTYKIKAYEARYEYLLRIAKEKGIKYDAKLTKK from the coding sequence ATGAATTTGAATATTCAAAAACAGGAAAAATTGAAAGAACATAAAAGCTATATTTTTCAGAGAGTTTTTAACTTTCTAAATATTATCAAAAGCAATGAGTTCACGGAAAAAGATGCAATTGAAACCCAGAATCTTATAGAAAGCATAATAAAAGCTAAAAAGGAATGGATAGAAGCTAGTGAAGACTTTAATTATGCAGTGGACAAGGAAATGATTGACTATTTTACATATAAAATTAAAGCTTATGAAGCAAGATATGAGTATCTATTAAGAATTGCAAAGGAGAAAGGAATAAAATATGATGCAAAATTAACTAAAAAATAA
- a CDS encoding DUF3794 and LysM peptidoglycan-binding domain-containing protein produces MSLELVKETIRINNLVGEDTAQTVIEHDIIVPDTNPDAVRILLIDGEVYEKSSEVLQDKVAVNGAIRYKILYISDDESRKVRSINTSSDFSYNVDVLNARFGLKANVKCEMEHIDYEILYGRKIKVKSIVRFDVKVCEEAEHDFANNISGLDDIETLRDYIDINSTLGENSAYCNVNESIEIPAGKPTIKEILRSDIKIVGKDYKVSDNKIIAKGDLNILTLYIADDEENSIQFMEHELPFTQFIDLQGVNDACECEVDYRIINYSFRAAEDNDGELRILNTEVELMLKAQAYERKRIDILTDAYSLSRKLAIEQKPFKTKKVISKEKSQINIKETVYVDGDNPGIAEVFNVLSKPSLIECNIGNGNITIEGAIKNSILYLANNSEQPVSCYDCEIPFRQNIDIKDINPKMGCEIELDVEHCNYSMLSANEVEIRAIVNVCIKVVDTVEVPLVSRVSESPIEEKRSESPSITIYFSQPDDNLWKIAKKYYTTVDNIKKINNLSDDDNIQPGQQIIIPRKLNIS; encoded by the coding sequence ATGTCTCTTGAGCTTGTAAAAGAAACCATAAGAATTAATAATCTGGTAGGGGAAGATACTGCACAGACAGTAATTGAACATGACATAATTGTTCCTGACACAAACCCTGATGCAGTCCGTATTCTTTTGATAGACGGGGAAGTATATGAAAAAAGCTCGGAGGTTTTACAGGATAAAGTTGCTGTAAATGGTGCCATCCGTTATAAAATACTTTATATATCCGATGATGAAAGCCGCAAGGTTAGAAGCATAAATACCAGTAGCGATTTTTCATATAATGTGGATGTTTTAAATGCCAGGTTTGGGCTGAAAGCCAATGTGAAATGCGAAATGGAGCATATAGACTATGAAATATTGTACGGAAGAAAGATTAAGGTTAAGTCTATTGTAAGATTTGATGTAAAAGTTTGTGAGGAAGCAGAACATGATTTCGCAAACAATATTAGCGGACTTGACGATATTGAAACGCTAAGAGACTACATTGATATAAACAGTACCTTAGGTGAAAACAGTGCCTATTGCAATGTCAATGAATCAATTGAAATTCCTGCAGGCAAGCCGACTATTAAAGAAATATTGAGAAGTGATATAAAAATTGTCGGTAAAGATTACAAGGTGTCAGACAACAAAATAATTGCAAAAGGCGATTTGAATATACTTACACTGTACATAGCCGATGATGAAGAGAATAGTATTCAGTTTATGGAACATGAATTGCCGTTTACCCAATTTATTGATTTGCAAGGAGTTAATGATGCTTGTGAATGCGAAGTGGATTATAGGATTATCAACTATTCTTTCAGAGCAGCAGAAGATAATGACGGAGAACTTAGAATTTTGAACACAGAGGTTGAATTGATGCTTAAGGCACAAGCGTACGAAAGAAAAAGAATAGATATACTTACCGATGCCTATAGCTTAAGCAGAAAACTGGCTATTGAACAGAAACCCTTTAAAACAAAAAAAGTAATAAGTAAAGAAAAAAGCCAGATAAATATAAAAGAGACAGTTTACGTTGATGGAGACAATCCCGGAATAGCTGAAGTCTTCAATGTTCTTTCAAAACCAAGTCTGATAGAATGTAATATTGGAAATGGAAATATAACTATAGAAGGTGCAATAAAAAACAGTATATTGTATTTGGCGAATAATAGCGAGCAGCCGGTTTCCTGCTATGACTGTGAAATTCCATTTAGACAAAATATTGATATAAAAGATATAAATCCAAAAATGGGATGTGAAATAGAGCTTGACGTGGAACATTGCAATTACAGTATGTTATCTGCTAATGAGGTTGAAATAAGGGCAATAGTAAATGTTTGCATAAAAGTTGTTGATACAGTTGAGGTACCTTTGGTTTCTAGAGTTAGCGAAAGTCCTATTGAAGAAAAAAGAAGTGAGAGTCCGAGCATAACCATTTATTTCTCACAACCTGATGACAACCTGTGGAAAATTGCAAAAAAATATTATACAACTGTGGATAATATTAAGAAAATTAATAATTTATCCGATGATGATAATATACAACCGGGACAGCAAATTATAATTCCCAGAAAATTAAATATTTCATAG
- a CDS encoding formate--tetrahydrofolate ligase → MLTDIQIAQSCKMLPIVEIAKKLDISEDELELYGKYKAKLSNELWERIKDKKDGKLVLVTAINPTPAGEGKTTTTVGLGQAMSKIGKKAIIALREPSLGPVMGIKGGAAGGGYSQVVPMEDINLHFTGDMHAITAANNLLSAAIDNHIHQGNSLNIDVRQIVWKRAMDMNDRALRNIVVGLGGKANGIPREDGFLITVASEIMAILCLSMNLMDLKERLGKIIIGYDYDGNPVTAKDLKVNGAMALLLKDAIKPNIVQTLENTPVIMHGGPFANIAHGCNSIMATKIALKLADYCITEAGFGADLGAEKFFNIKCRMAGLKPDAVVLVATIRALKYNGGVKKEDLGVENLHALKSGIVNLEKHIENIKKFGLPVIVAINHFESDTDEEIEFVKNFCKNMNVDVAFSDVFSKGGEGGKELAEKLVELLDTAVSNFKPLYDINLPIKEKIEIIAKEIYGAKSVIYSSKVDKTIKKIESMGLDKLPICMAKTQYSLSDNPSLLGRPEGFEITVKELKISAGAGFIVALTGDIMTMPGLPKVPAAEKIDIDSSGVIQGLF, encoded by the coding sequence TTGTTAACAGATATTCAAATAGCCCAGTCGTGCAAGATGCTTCCGATTGTTGAAATTGCGAAAAAACTTGACATTTCCGAAGACGAACTGGAATTATACGGAAAGTATAAAGCTAAATTGTCCAATGAACTTTGGGAAAGAATTAAAGATAAAAAAGACGGGAAACTGGTTTTGGTAACAGCAATAAATCCCACTCCTGCAGGAGAAGGTAAAACTACGACCACAGTAGGATTGGGGCAGGCCATGTCAAAGATAGGTAAAAAAGCAATAATCGCATTGAGGGAACCGTCATTAGGTCCTGTTATGGGTATTAAAGGTGGAGCAGCAGGCGGGGGCTATTCACAAGTCGTTCCTATGGAAGATATTAACCTCCATTTCACTGGAGATATGCATGCAATAACAGCAGCTAACAATTTGCTGTCCGCAGCTATAGATAATCACATCCACCAGGGAAACAGTTTAAATATAGATGTGCGTCAAATAGTATGGAAAAGAGCCATGGATATGAATGACCGTGCTCTAAGAAACATTGTTGTCGGTCTTGGCGGAAAAGCCAACGGTATTCCCAGAGAGGACGGTTTTTTAATTACTGTGGCTTCTGAGATAATGGCTATACTGTGTCTTTCTATGAATCTTATGGACCTAAAGGAACGTCTTGGAAAAATAATTATCGGCTATGATTACGATGGCAATCCGGTTACAGCCAAAGATTTAAAAGTCAATGGTGCCATGGCACTTCTTCTTAAAGATGCTATAAAACCGAATATTGTTCAAACCCTTGAAAATACACCGGTAATTATGCATGGAGGACCGTTTGCCAATATAGCTCATGGCTGTAACAGTATAATGGCTACAAAAATAGCATTGAAACTTGCAGATTACTGTATAACAGAAGCAGGTTTCGGAGCAGATTTGGGCGCAGAGAAGTTCTTTAACATCAAATGCAGAATGGCAGGCTTAAAACCCGATGCCGTTGTTCTTGTTGCAACAATAAGAGCTTTAAAGTACAATGGCGGTGTGAAAAAAGAAGACCTAGGAGTGGAAAATCTTCATGCTTTGAAATCGGGTATTGTCAATCTCGAAAAACACATTGAAAACATTAAAAAGTTTGGACTGCCGGTAATAGTAGCTATAAATCATTTTGAAAGTGACACCGATGAAGAAATTGAATTTGTCAAAAACTTCTGCAAAAACATGAATGTTGATGTAGCTTTCTCCGATGTATTCTCAAAAGGCGGAGAAGGCGGTAAGGAACTTGCTGAAAAACTTGTTGAACTTTTAGATACTGCTGTATCAAACTTTAAACCCCTTTATGATATAAACTTGCCAATTAAAGAAAAAATAGAAATCATCGCAAAAGAAATCTATGGTGCAAAGTCGGTTATATATTCATCAAAGGTAGACAAAACGATTAAGAAAATTGAAAGTATGGGGCTGGATAAACTCCCAATATGTATGGCCAAAACCCAATATTCTCTCTCTGATAACCCATCATTGCTGGGAAGACCGGAAGGCTTTGAAATAACCGTTAAAGAGTTAAAAATTTCTGCAGGTGCCGGATTTATTGTTGCATTAACCGGTGATATAATGACTATGCCCGGATTACCTAAAGTTCCTGCAGCTGAAAAAATAGATATTGATTCATCGGGTGTTATACAAGGCCTGTTTTAA
- a CDS encoding Veg family protein produces the protein MDKSSLFQIKRDIETCVGQKIQLKANKGRKKAFIREGILENTYPSIFVVKFENDYETTRRVSYSYTDILTKAVEIVICKDNRKIQVS, from the coding sequence ATGGATAAAAGCAGCTTGTTTCAGATTAAGAGAGATATAGAAACATGCGTTGGTCAAAAGATTCAGTTAAAAGCTAATAAAGGGAGAAAAAAAGCTTTTATAAGAGAAGGAATACTTGAGAACACCTACCCTAGCATCTTCGTAGTAAAATTTGAAAATGATTACGAGACAACAAGAAGAGTTTCATACAGTTATACAGATATACTTACGAAGGCTGTAGAAATTGTTATATGCAAAGATAACAGAAAAATTCAAGTAAGCTAA
- a CDS encoding pro-sigmaK processing inhibitor BofA family protein encodes MNIEYSTIFLYIAGIIFLFFLGRIFAGPMKVVARLIGSSILGGIVIFVLNLIGSFFNFCIALNFITSFIVGTLGIPGICLIIALQYILKA; translated from the coding sequence ATGAACATAGAGTATAGTACTATTTTCTTGTATATAGCAGGAATAATATTTCTGTTTTTCCTTGGAAGAATATTTGCAGGACCTATGAAAGTAGTTGCAAGACTTATAGGTAGCTCAATATTAGGAGGTATAGTAATTTTTGTATTGAATCTGATAGGCAGTTTTTTTAATTTTTGTATTGCATTAAATTTTATCACATCCTTTATTGTAGGAACACTTGGGATACCCGGTATTTGTTTGATAATAGCACTGCAATATATTTTGAAAGCGTAA
- the yabG gene encoding sporulation peptidase YabG yields MNSGLKFQRPGKVLHIDGDDDYLNTCLEKYKELGIEAVGVHVKEKDQPSRVYELLVQHKPDILVLTGHDGVIKDENGYSRLDNYRNSKYFIEAVKEARRYESNYDQLVIFAGACQSMYHKIIEAGANYASAPYRVLIHALDPVYICKKVAFTGIDRIISPEEAVSTTISGFKGIGGIETRGKYRDGYPLEPYK; encoded by the coding sequence ATAAATAGCGGCTTAAAGTTTCAAAGACCAGGTAAGGTACTTCATATAGATGGAGATGATGATTATCTCAACACATGTCTTGAGAAGTATAAAGAACTTGGTATTGAAGCTGTAGGAGTACATGTTAAGGAGAAAGACCAGCCATCGAGGGTATACGAGTTATTGGTTCAACACAAACCGGATATCCTCGTATTGACTGGTCATGACGGTGTTATAAAAGATGAAAATGGATATAGCAGGTTAGATAATTATAGAAACTCAAAGTATTTTATTGAAGCGGTTAAAGAGGCAAGAAGGTATGAGAGTAATTATGACCAGCTTGTAATTTTTGCAGGTGCTTGCCAATCTATGTACCATAAAATAATTGAAGCAGGTGCCAATTATGCAAGCGCACCCTATAGGGTTTTAATTCATGCGTTGGATCCGGTGTATATATGCAAAAAAGTGGCTTTTACCGGAATAGATAGGATAATTTCTCCTGAGGAAGCTGTAAGTACTACCATTAGTGGATTCAAAGGGATAGGTGGAATTGAGACAAGAGGGAAATACAGGGATGGATATCCATTAGAACCATACAAATAG
- a CDS encoding cyclic lactone autoinducer peptide yields the protein MKKFFEAVAAILTTLALFSASTASWVFFYQPVAPKSIHRLIG from the coding sequence ATGAAAAAATTTTTTGAAGCAGTTGCAGCTATTCTGACTACACTCGCTCTTTTTTCTGCAAGCACAGCATCTTGGGTATTTTTTTACCAACCCGTTGCACCAAAATCAATTCACAGACTTATCGGCTAA
- a CDS encoding CotS family spore coat protein — protein sequence MSDLQKEISQEYDFTVKNVIPFKDFFIIDTSAGKKVLRKLNFSQERILFIHGAKEHLFRNNFCNIDRFICNKKGLPYVNINGSYYAVTELIQGRECDFGEREDVIKASVALAQLHNSSRGYIPPEKSLIKDDLGKLPAQFFKRLEEIKRAKRIAQKEKGNLDYLILQYIDYFYSLGEEAINLIKKSKYKELVEKTREERLFCHHDYTHSNIIIGDKETSIINFNSCCFELKVYDLANLLRRKMRKCNWDIKEAKVIIDAYRSVEPISEDEFFVMKIMLQFPQKFWRVVNKYYNSRRSWRDRTFERKFKEVIDEIKYHKKFIDTYDYLY from the coding sequence ATGAGTGATCTGCAAAAAGAAATATCCCAAGAATATGATTTTACGGTTAAAAACGTTATTCCCTTTAAAGATTTTTTTATTATCGATACTTCAGCCGGAAAAAAAGTTTTAAGAAAGCTAAATTTCTCTCAAGAGAGGATTTTGTTTATCCATGGTGCAAAAGAACATTTATTTAGAAATAATTTTTGCAATATTGATAGATTCATTTGTAATAAAAAAGGACTTCCATATGTAAATATCAATGGCAGCTATTATGCTGTAACCGAGTTGATACAAGGAAGGGAATGTGATTTTGGGGAAAGGGAGGATGTAATAAAAGCTTCTGTTGCTCTTGCACAACTGCATAATTCCTCAAGGGGGTATATTCCGCCAGAGAAAAGCCTAATTAAAGATGATTTGGGAAAGCTTCCCGCCCAGTTTTTTAAAAGGCTTGAAGAGATTAAGCGAGCAAAAAGAATAGCACAGAAGGAAAAAGGAAATCTTGACTATCTGATTTTACAATATATCGATTACTTTTATAGTTTGGGAGAAGAAGCTATAAATTTAATAAAAAAATCGAAGTACAAAGAATTGGTTGAAAAAACGCGGGAAGAAAGGCTGTTTTGTCACCATGACTATACTCACAGTAATATAATTATAGGTGATAAAGAAACATCGATAATAAACTTTAATTCCTGCTGTTTTGAATTAAAGGTATATGACCTGGCCAACCTGTTAAGGCGTAAAATGAGAAAATGCAACTGGGATATAAAAGAAGCAAAAGTTATTATTGATGCCTATAGATCAGTAGAGCCAATATCGGAGGATGAATTTTTTGTAATGAAAATAATGCTCCAATTTCCGCAAAAGTTTTGGAGAGTGGTAAATAAGTATTATAACAGCAGAAGAAGCTGGCGGGACAGAACTTTTGAAAGAAAGTTCAAAGAAGTTATAGACGAGATAAAATATCATAAGAAGTTTATTGATACATATGATTATTTGTATTGA
- a CDS encoding helix-turn-helix domain-containing protein: MSDLAKLFREIRLSKNWSIRQAAKNMGISYSYLSILEKGKDPRTGKDSNPKPEMLKIISKAYNYPYEELMKKAGYLNDDNSLTKKFDMHIFANNLKLVMGSMSIEELSKDIYEKTGYQIEPSQIKGYINGEIQPFPGTLNILSKYAQVSTDFWLIHNTEETLKKEKEAYRKNLLKSVHEQLNNEYIKFSLLPDDVKKFVLEKENLVYIKAAMDAKIKGISTNTLNSLIETIANEIKAIK; encoded by the coding sequence GTGAGCGACTTAGCAAAACTTTTCCGGGAAATAAGGTTAAGTAAGAATTGGTCAATAAGACAAGCAGCAAAAAATATGGGCATTAGTTATTCATATTTAAGCATATTGGAAAAAGGCAAAGATCCAAGAACCGGCAAAGACTCAAACCCCAAGCCGGAAATGCTGAAAATAATATCGAAGGCTTACAACTACCCCTATGAAGAACTTATGAAAAAAGCCGGTTATTTAAACGATGATAATAGCCTTACAAAAAAATTTGATATGCATATTTTTGCAAATAATCTTAAGCTGGTAATGGGTAGTATGAGCATCGAAGAGCTGTCAAAGGATATATATGAAAAAACGGGATATCAGATAGAACCTAGTCAAATTAAAGGTTATATTAACGGAGAAATACAGCCATTTCCCGGCACACTGAATATTCTAAGCAAATACGCACAAGTAAGCACTGATTTCTGGCTAATTCATAATACTGAAGAAACTCTAAAAAAAGAAAAAGAAGCCTATAGAAAAAACTTACTAAAATCAGTTCATGAACAGTTAAATAATGAATATATAAAATTTTCACTTTTACCCGATGATGTGAAAAAGTTTGTTCTTGAAAAAGAAAATCTGGTATACATAAAAGCAGCAATGGATGCCAAAATAAAGGGAATTAGTACAAATACCCTAAACAGCCTTATAGAAACAATAGCAAATGAAATTAAAGCTATAAAATAA
- the nifJ gene encoding pyruvate:ferredoxin (flavodoxin) oxidoreductase: MSRLKQSMDGNTAAAHVAYAFTEVAAIYPITPSSPMADCVDQWSAAGRENIFGNQVKVVELQSEAGAAGTVHGSLAAGALTSTFTASQGLLLMIPNMYKIAGELLPSVFHVSARTVATHALNIFGDHSDVYACRQTGFAMLAESNPQEVMDLSAVAHLASIEGRIPFISFFDGFRTSHEMQKIEVWDYADLKEMCNMDAVKAFRDRALNPENPKMRGSHENGDIFFQHREACNVYYDTLPAIVEKYMAMVNKKIGTNYDLFNYYGAPDADRVIVAMGSFCDVTEEVVDYLNAHGEKVGLIKVRLYRPWVSSSFLKVLPKTVKKIAVLDRTKEPGALGEPLYLDVSSTIREAGLNDVVVVNGRYGLGSKDTPPSSVFAVYTELKKDNPKPRFTIGIVDDVTHLSLPEVKPAPITAAPGTIECKFWGLGGDGTVGANKNSTKIIGDHTDKYIQAYFQYDSKKTGGVTISHLRFGDKPIRSPYYINQADFVACHNPSYVLKGFKMVQDVKPGGIFLINCQWSDEELSTKLNAETKKYIADNNIQLYTINAIDIALEIGMGKRTNTILQSAFFKLANIMPIEDAVKYMKEAAKKSYGSKGDAVVEMNYKAIDAGVNALHKVEVPASWSNPEADAPAPELKGRPETVKLVKNLMNPIALMDGDSLPVSAFKDNPDGEFEHGASAYEKRAIAVTVPEWDQEKCIQCNSCAFVCSHATIRPFMLSEEEIKAAPSNIKLADTKPKASEYKYTMSVSPMDCMGCGECITVCPRDAIKMVPQESQLHEQPVFDYLVANVSKKPGVPAETTVKGSQFNQPLLEFSGSCAGCAETSYARLVTQLFGEQMYISNATGCSSIWGGPAAASPYTVNKDSKMGPAWANSLFEDNAEHGFGMYLGQKVIREQAIAKLEKIAASDKASEELKAAIAKFMETKDNTKENAPATKALVAELEKAANAGCELSKEVLDKKQFLAKKSVWIFGGDGWAYDIGFGGLDHVIATGENVNIMVFDTEMYSNTGGQTSKASTLGEVCQFAASGKETAKKNLAEIAMSYGYVYVAQIALGANPAQAIKVIAEAEAYNGPSLIIAYAPCELHGVKGGMRHCQDEMKKAVASGYWNLFSYNPALKAEGKNPLTISSKPGDGSYQEFLSSETRFARLARAFPERAEKLFKESEKAAKERYERLVKLSELYNN, encoded by the coding sequence ATGTCAAGACTTAAACAATCAATGGACGGTAATACAGCTGCTGCTCATGTGGCTTACGCTTTTACAGAAGTTGCTGCTATTTACCCCATTACACCGTCAAGTCCAATGGCTGATTGTGTTGATCAATGGTCCGCTGCTGGCAGAGAAAATATTTTCGGTAATCAAGTTAAAGTTGTTGAGCTTCAATCGGAAGCAGGTGCTGCAGGAACTGTTCACGGTTCTCTTGCTGCCGGTGCTTTAACATCAACATTTACAGCTTCACAGGGACTGCTTTTAATGATTCCAAATATGTATAAAATAGCTGGAGAATTGCTTCCGAGCGTATTTCACGTATCGGCACGTACTGTTGCTACACATGCTTTGAACATTTTTGGTGACCACAGCGATGTTTATGCTTGCCGCCAGACAGGATTTGCTATGTTGGCTGAGTCAAATCCTCAGGAAGTTATGGATTTAAGTGCAGTAGCACATCTTGCATCAATAGAGGGAAGAATACCTTTTATCAGTTTCTTTGACGGATTCCGTACATCCCATGAAATGCAAAAAATAGAAGTATGGGATTACGCTGATTTAAAAGAAATGTGCAATATGGATGCTGTAAAAGCTTTCCGTGACCGTGCATTGAATCCTGAGAATCCGAAGATGCGTGGATCCCATGAGAATGGAGATATATTCTTCCAGCATCGTGAAGCATGTAACGTTTATTATGACACATTGCCGGCTATTGTTGAAAAATACATGGCAATGGTTAATAAGAAAATTGGAACAAATTATGATCTCTTCAACTATTACGGAGCACCCGATGCTGACCGTGTTATTGTTGCAATGGGATCTTTCTGTGATGTAACTGAAGAAGTTGTAGATTACCTAAATGCCCATGGAGAAAAAGTTGGACTTATTAAAGTTCGTTTGTACCGTCCCTGGGTTTCTAGCAGTTTCTTAAAAGTGCTTCCTAAGACAGTTAAGAAAATTGCAGTTCTTGACCGTACGAAAGAACCGGGTGCATTGGGTGAACCATTATACTTAGATGTTTCATCTACAATCCGTGAGGCAGGTCTCAATGATGTAGTGGTTGTAAACGGACGTTATGGACTCGGATCAAAAGATACTCCTCCATCATCGGTATTTGCTGTTTACACCGAGCTTAAGAAGGATAATCCTAAGCCACGCTTTACAATAGGTATTGTAGACGATGTTACGCATTTGAGTTTGCCGGAAGTTAAACCAGCACCTATTACAGCTGCACCAGGTACAATAGAATGTAAATTCTGGGGTCTTGGCGGAGATGGTACTGTTGGTGCCAATAAAAACTCCACAAAGATCATCGGTGACCATACAGATAAATATATTCAGGCATATTTCCAATACGATTCAAAGAAAACCGGTGGAGTTACCATTTCTCATTTGAGATTCGGTGATAAGCCCATTAGAAGTCCTTATTATATAAATCAGGCTGATTTTGTTGCCTGTCACAATCCGTCCTATGTATTAAAGGGCTTCAAAATGGTTCAGGATGTTAAGCCGGGTGGAATTTTCCTTATCAACTGCCAGTGGTCTGATGAAGAATTATCCACCAAATTAAATGCTGAAACCAAGAAATATATTGCAGACAACAATATTCAGTTATATACAATAAATGCTATTGATATAGCTCTTGAAATAGGTATGGGTAAACGTACCAATACAATTCTTCAATCTGCATTCTTCAAACTGGCAAATATTATGCCTATTGAGGATGCCGTAAAATATATGAAAGAAGCAGCGAAGAAATCATACGGAAGTAAAGGCGATGCTGTTGTTGAAATGAATTATAAGGCAATAGATGCCGGAGTGAATGCACTTCATAAAGTAGAAGTTCCTGCTTCCTGGTCAAACCCTGAAGCTGATGCTCCTGCTCCGGAACTTAAAGGTCGTCCTGAAACAGTTAAATTGGTTAAAAATCTTATGAATCCGATAGCATTAATGGATGGCGACAGCCTTCCGGTATCAGCCTTCAAGGATAATCCTGACGGAGAGTTTGAGCATGGTGCTTCTGCTTATGAAAAACGTGCTATAGCTGTAACTGTTCCCGAGTGGGATCAGGAAAAATGTATTCAGTGTAACAGCTGTGCCTTTGTATGTTCCCATGCGACAATCCGTCCGTTTATGTTAAGTGAGGAAGAAATAAAAGCTGCTCCTTCAAATATCAAACTTGCCGATACCAAGCCTAAGGCCAGCGAATATAAATATACAATGAGTGTATCTCCTATGGATTGTATGGGCTGCGGAGAATGTATTACAGTATGTCCTAGGGATGCTATAAAGATGGTACCTCAAGAGTCTCAACTTCATGAGCAGCCTGTATTTGATTATTTGGTTGCAAATGTTAGCAAGAAACCTGGAGTACCTGCTGAAACTACGGTTAAAGGTTCCCAGTTCAACCAGCCGCTTCTTGAGTTCTCGGGAAGTTGTGCAGGATGTGCCGAAACGTCTTATGCGCGTTTGGTTACCCAGTTGTTTGGTGAGCAAATGTATATATCCAATGCGACAGGTTGTTCTTCCATCTGGGGAGGTCCTGCTGCAGCCAGTCCGTATACAGTAAATAAAGACTCCAAGATGGGTCCTGCCTGGGCTAACTCACTGTTTGAAGATAATGCAGAGCATGGATTCGGTATGTATTTAGGACAAAAAGTTATTCGTGAACAGGCAATTGCAAAACTTGAAAAGATAGCAGCTTCAGATAAAGCATCTGAAGAATTGAAGGCAGCTATTGCCAAATTCATGGAAACTAAGGATAATACAAAAGAAAATGCACCTGCAACCAAAGCATTGGTTGCTGAGCTTGAAAAAGCTGCTAATGCAGGATGTGAACTTTCTAAAGAAGTTCTTGATAAAAAGCAGTTCCTTGCAAAGAAATCCGTATGGATCTTTGGTGGTGACGGATGGGCTTATGATATAGGATTCGGTGGTCTTGACCATGTTATTGCTACCGGTGAAAATGTAAACATAATGGTATTTGATACAGAAATGTATTCAAATACAGGTGGACAGACATCTAAAGCTTCAACTTTAGGAGAAGTTTGTCAGTTTGCTGCTTCAGGAAAAGAAACTGCGAAAAAGAATCTTGCTGAAATAGCTATGAGTTATGGATATGTATATGTTGCACAAATTGCTCTTGGTGCTAACCCGGCTCAAGCTATAAAGGTTATTGCAGAAGCTGAAGCCTATAACGGACCTTCGTTAATTATTGCATATGCTCCTTGTGAACTTCATGGAGTAAAAGGTGGAATGAGACATTGCCAGGATGAAATGAAAAAAGCAGTTGCATCCGGTTACTGGAATCTCTTCTCCTACAATCCTGCTCTTAAAGCTGAAGGTAAGAATCCTCTTACTATATCTTCTAAACCTGGTGATGGAAGCTATCAGGAATTCTTAAGCAGTGAAACACGTTTTGCACGTCTGGCTCGTGCGTTCCCGGAACGTGCCGAAAAGCTGTTTAAAGAGTCCGAAAAAGCTGCTAAAGAGCGTTATGAGCGTTTAGTAAAACTGTCAGAACTCTATAATAATTGA
- a CDS encoding sporulation peptidase YabG, translated as MSKLKIGDIVGRKSYNSDILFKVVDIKKENGKETVVLRGICYRLEADAPESDLIVQPESYVREYNDKINNKINIKMRSLQPSRYGYMQKKNSIVT; from the coding sequence ATGAGTAAATTAAAAATTGGAGATATAGTAGGCAGAAAATCATATAATTCAGATATACTTTTTAAAGTTGTCGACATTAAAAAGGAGAATGGAAAAGAAACAGTTGTTCTAAGAGGAATTTGTTACAGACTTGAAGCAGATGCACCCGAATCGGATCTTATTGTACAGCCGGAATCTTATGTAAGAGAATACAATGATAAGATAAACAACAAAATCAATATAAAAATGAGGAGTCTGCAACCTTCAAGATATGGATATATGCAAAAAAAAAATTCTATCGTGACCTAA